The sequence GTTCGCTTCTTGGTTGATATCTACGTTTGTATCCGGATTTGCAGCAGGGTCTATGAGTGACGTCTCTAAATGGAATAACCCTTTTGGATTGCGGTCAAGGAGCCAGAGCTGATTTCCTGCTTCCATCCATTTAATCCACTGTTCAAGCTGGCTACTATTAAAGGGAGTAGAAGGCTCCACGATAATCATCAATTGGCGGGAGGTCAAGAAAGGCAGGGTCTGGGCAGGCTTTTGCCATGTTTCTACTTGAGGAAATTCTTTTTCAAGCAGAGTATAGAAGGCTTTTATCCCGGAGGGAGAAGGGGACTCTGTCACATACTTGGGATATTGGGTTGGGCCTTGGGGCAAGAAGGCTATCCCCAGACCAATAAACAGACCAATCCCCAGAAAAACGCCGACCCAAATCCGTGAGGTTTGATTCTGATAGAACTGCTTGGCGCTCACTTGCTATCCCCCTCGTGGATCCACTTATCGACTTGATTGTGGGAAAGCCAATAATCGTCCTTGGTGATAGGCCGACCGCCGTACATCGCTTCCTCAAATTTTATGGCCAGGGAGTAAAAGGAATCGGCTTGTTGGGCAGAGCGATCCTTCAATTCAACGTAGTACTCCCAATTCGTTTTCCAGGTCTTAGCAACAATTCTCTGATTTTGATCTAAATAGATAATCAACCCCAAGAAAAGATTGCGCAGGGCTGAATGATAGTTCCCCTCTTGGGCAAGTCTGTGGGCCTCCCTCAGATGATCATGGGCAGTGAAAGCCTGTCCCTGGAACATGCTTATCTGATCTAAATGAATCCGACCCTGGCGGACGAATCTAGAGATGAAGAGAAACAGAAGCACTAGAAGAAGGACAGTCCCTAAGGTAGCAATCCCATAAGAAAGCCACGCCGAGGTGCTTTTCGCAACATCGGTATGAGGGAAAAGATTCTGGAGCATCTGGTGAAGCCAATTTTTCAGTTCATCAAATAAGCCCTGAAAGAGACTTTTACTTTCCTGGGTATAAACTTGGTACTCCTGAGTGACTAAGATTTTATGTAATTCTTCTCGAAAGGTGTCTAGGGGCTTCAAGCGATCCCATCCTTCTTTGGCAAGTTCGATATTCGGTTTATGATTAGTTATTGGTTATTGGTTGTAGTTGTTAGTTATTTGAATATCGGATTTAGCTTTCTGGCTTAGTTTCAACTAACTCAATGGAACTGCCGGATTTCGTTGTCTTTGAATAGGTTTCGATCATCCCTTGCAGATCCATCGCCTCATTGCGCACACGTAAATCAAAATAGATTACGGCATAGGCGATGTAGCTCACCATCGAAATTATTAACGTGACAAGGCTAAACAGGACAGAGGCAAGGACGCTGTTTCCTAAAAAGAAATGAACAGCCAATTGAATGACTGCCGATAGGATTGCCACCAAGATCATGAGGACAATATATAAACCGACTAAACGCCAAACATTACCCCGTGTCAGGCTCCAGCTTTTCCTTAAACCAGGGGATACCTTCTCAAAGACTATGGCAGCGAAAAAGAAGCTCCAGCGGGTCAGAAGAAAGAGACAAATACAAAAGGCGCAAATACTGAGCAGGATAATCACTACTAAATGACTCCCGAAACCTGCGAATAATCCACCAAAACCAAGTATGAGGGCAAACATAATAAGTCCATATACAATACACCCGCCGAGCAGCGCCCAGCACCTTGAAAATGCGCGTTTAAGGATGGAGGAGATATTCAAGGGCTCTTTCTTTCTAATCTGATCTGTGGCAATGATTAACGAGGCATAGGTTATTGGGGCAACTATAAATGCCCATAAGATACTATAGATTACGTCAAACATCCCGCCTGTGGTACCCGTTTGCTGAAGGCTCTCCAGGAAAGAGGCCATTCCTTGGCCACTTCTTGGCGCTCGTAGAAAGGGAGTACCAGCCAAGCTTTGGCCAACACTTTGCAGTAGTTCAAGGGGGCCTGAAAAAATGAACAATAACAAAAATAGCCTGGAGAAATTATCCTTAATAATCCGAAAAGTCACATCCAAGATTTCTCCGAAGGAAAGCGGTTTTTCAACCCTTTGGTGTTCCATGTCTTTTCCTCATTTCATAAGTATTTCTGGCTAAGGCAATGCACAATAATTTGTCCAAGTATATTGTACATCCCTTTGGTATTTTGTGCCAGTATTAGGAGCATACAAGGGGGCTTTCGAGGTTAATGAAGTCATATCGTACACACAGCGGGACAGATCCATTGTTCTACATTATTGATCAACTCTACAAGCACATAATTACTTTGTTTGACCATGTATTATCATTAAGGACTTTCTGAGTGCTGAGTTAGTCATCCAGTAAAACTAATTATTACCATTTTTCATGATTCAACATCCTTTCAATCTCACCTTCTAAATGGATATAAATGGGCATACTATTATTGAATAACCCTTTGGCAGGTGATATGATATGGACAAAGATAAGAAAAATAGTATTACTGAGGAGGGGAAAGCCATGGCTACTCCTTTAAGCAAAAAGGAAGAAACAATTAAAGAAAAGTTAGATAGAATTAGTACTAAAGCTTCTGTCCTTACTGGAAAAGACGGTATGATCGAACTTGATCCTAATAATCCCCAACATAAAGAGTGGTTTGAAGATGATAAATGTAAAGGGAATTAACGTCCTATGCCTGATTCAAAAGATATTTATTTAGTTCGAATTTACTACAAAGGGCAATTAGGAGCTTTCAAATCCAGACCTGTGCTAGTCATAAATAATCTTGGCAATGGATTGGTTACTATTGTAGAAATTACGTCAGTTCCTCCAAAAAAGCCTCCCTCTCACTATGATAAATTTAAAGAGCCCATAATAAGATGGGCTGTTTACGGTTTGGCTAATCCTTCATTTATTAAATGTAAAAATATCCACAACATCGAAACATCAAGACTTTTTCAGAAAATCGGCATTATTGATGATGACGAGTTTATGCATATAATTGAACAAATAGATTTATATAACTAGACCTCAAAGGAGGTCTTTTTTTTATCTCCATAGCCTACTCGTAGAACTTGTCGTTTTGGAGATCTTTTTTCTTCTGAATAGCCTGGTCTCTGTCCTTGACGGCCTGCTGCAATTCCAAGTTGGTCATGCTCTCGACATCATGCTCCGAGATAAACTCCTCCCGCTCCTCTTCCGGGATCCCAAGGAGGATGAGCGCCTGGGTGTAAGTTAGATTCGTCACCAGTGACGAATCTGAATGGCCGTCACTGTCAGAGGAGACAAGCAGTTTCGTCCCGTACTCTTCGTTCAAATCAGGCACACTTTATAGGTACTGGAGTCAATCAGAATCACAATCTTTCCCAGGGTGCGAGCAATAGAAAGGAGTTTCCCCGAGCTGCCGGGTTTGCCGTTCCATACTACAAGCACATAATTACTTTGTTTGACCATGTATTCCTTTTTCTTTCTGATGCAATCCTTACTGTAATGATGCTGCAGTAGAGTCTCCTTATCGCATCGTTCAACAATAGAGAAGTACCTGTCACGTTGCGCTATCGTCCAATTTGCCGCCTGATCCTCACAGGGAATAACGCACTCTAGGGTGACTTCGGGATAGTCCCTTTTAAGGTCAAGGACGATTTCTGCGAAAAACTGACCTACACATAAATCAACACCGCTAATGAAATGAGTAACTCTCATAGCTTGAATCAAATAGACCGCCTGTTCCATCAGTACCTGCTTCAATCGCAGGCTCCCTGCGATATTTTCGTCAAACCCTATATGAAAACTTTTAATGCTAAGTCCCGAAAGACAGCAGGCAGTCCTTATCTTGGCACCTTCAAGAATCATTGCTATTTTAGGCAACCACCTTTCTCATAATAATATGGAATTGAGGCATATATCCTCTTGTATTATATGGAATGTGCTTCCATATGTCAACGAAAACATATGCTGTAATTCCGTATAAAGAACCGATGTATTGTCTATAATTATATACAAGGTGGTGAATTGTAATGTATGAGGATTTATTTTACGAAAGATTAACCACGCTCCGCACACAAAAAGGAGTTTCCGCAAGGGATATGAGCCTGTCTTTGGGACAAAGTGAAAGTTATATCAATAAAATTGAAAACAAAAAATCGCTGCCATCTATGACAGGATTTTTTTATATCTGCGAATACCTAAATGTCCCTCCTAAGGATTTCTTTAATGACGAAGTAAGCTTTCCGACAAAATTTAATGATTTAATTAACGAGTCAAAGAAGCTAAACGATGGCCAATTGGAGCATCTTCTGGCTATCATTAAGGACTTAAAGACAACCTAGAAAAGCAGGAAAAAAAAGGACTGACGTGTTGCAAGTACGCCAGTCCAGCCGATTGTCTAACCGAAGGTTAGCCTGAATTAGAAGTTACAAGAAATAACCGCCTCCTGACAAGGGGCGGTTATTTCTTGCAGAGGCATTTGAATGAGCGTGTCAAGGAGACGATCGGCCGCAGGTGTCTACTTTAAAGGGAGCTTATCAAACACGAGACGGTCTATTTGTTCAACACCCAGGCAATTTCTCCTTCAATGATTAATTCTCCCTGCCCACACGGAAAAGGAGAGTTCCATGCCTCATCAAATCAACGTTTTTTAACAGGTACCTTTCAAATAACCCGAAGCAGTGTACCTCATCTAAAAATCACCTTCAAAGGCCCGACCACATATTCTATCTATATATGGATAAAGGATGGAAAACCGAGATGAATAATGTGGTCAACGAACGTACGCCCCTCGTGATTGCAGCTGAGATTAACATGCTTAAAGATCACACCCATAAAACCGTGCTTATCAACTCCGTCGAGATCGGCCGGCGTCTGACAGAAGCCAAGGCTTTACTCAATCATGGGTAATGGGGTCAGTGGCTGAAAGAATCAGTTAGTTACTCCCAAAGCACCGCCACCAGACTCATGCAAATCTATAAGGAGTACGGCCCCAAACTCCTCGACGTTTCCGAAGGAAACAACAGTTCAAATTATGCAGCGCTGCACAATTTGACTTACACCCAAGCCTTTATCCTCTTAGGTGTCCCGGAAGAAGAGCGGGAGAAATTCGTTGAAGACAATGCCATTGATAATATGTCCACCCGAGAGCTGCAGCAAACAGTCAACGAAAAGAACCAGGCGATTGAAGACAGAGATCAGGCCCAAGCGGAAAAAACTCAGGCCATCGAGGAGAAAGAAGGCCTTAAAAAGGAACTGGACGGCAAAGACAGGGAAATTGCCCGCTTAAGCAACCAGACCCAAGATCTGGAGAAACAGGTGGAGGACTTTAAACTAAGTATCAAAAGGAGCTTGATAAAGTCGCTGAAAAGCAGCTGGAACTGAAGGAAGTTACAGAAACGGCTCCCTCAGCCGAGAAAATCAGCGAGCTGGAAGAACAGCTCAAAACGGCACAGGCCAAAAACTCCAGCCTACCCTACGACGCCCAATTTTCCATTCACCGCGAAAACATCCGCAAGACTTTTGAAGCGCTGCTAAGAAGTCTTACCGCCTTAGACAAAATAGACCCGAAGCAAAAAGAAATAAACCGGGCAGCTGCCCAGGAAATGCTGCAAAACATGGTTAATATGCTAAAAGAATGGCCTCCCGCTATCAAGACAAATTTACGGATTAATAATTAAGATCTTGCAACGTTCATGCTAAGACCTTCACCGTCTTCTTCAGCACAAACGGCGGAACTTGTCGTTTCGCGCAGGTTCCTGGACCCGACGCGGAACGACAAAAAGTGACTGCCCGTAAGCATGTTCCGCCGAGTAATCAGAGTGGTCTTGCCGGCACCATTTGGCCCCAGCAGACCATAGACACTGGGGTTCACAGAATTCGTTGACACGTTTGTCGATGTGCAGGTCGGCTATGTGGAGAAGTTTCATTGGGCTAGGCTCCTTTAACTAAATAGGCATTCTAACAATATCGAATATTTTGTCTAACCTTCAAATATATACAAACGACTGCGGTGCAAAGCTGATCCCAAAATCCGAAAGTTTTAACGGTTCTCGGTATTTTTTCACTTCACCTAACCTGTACGCGATAGCTTTTTCTTTATGCTCGAAATATTGATCGTAAAACCTTTTCGTGATTCCTGAATACTCTGCCGTTATATCCCAAACCTTATCAGGGATATCTTCGATTACTCCAAGTAAATCTACTTCGCCAACTACACGCATGACCGGTGAGGTTGAATAAATAACAATCTTATCCACATCAGATTTACACTTGATTTTCCGGAACTCGAACTGTTTACTGCCGTTAAAAATATTTTCCACATGCTCAGGGTTAATCGATAATAACATTTTGCGCATCTACGTCACCCATCTCCATTATTTTAGTAAATTGATCCTTACTGAAATCCAATTGATAAGGATGGGAATTAAACAAGCCTTGTCTCTTTAAATCCTTGTGAATAACATTATGTCCTTTGCCAAAATAACCGTTATATACTAATTCCAGAAGCGTCGGGACTTACCCGTGAATCATTGGATAGAGCAACCATTTGCTTAATATCACCTTTTTGAGTAGCCAGCAAATATGAAGATAATACACTATTGGCTTCTTTAGTGCCACTATTGACTTCGGCAGTACCATTAGCTAAGGCATTCATTGGCAATAAAGACATTAACAGCATAACGATTACCAATACGACACTTGCTTTTATTTTCATAAAAATTCCCTCCACTTTTCTTTTTTGTGTATCAGATTTTTGTTGTGCTATTCTCCTCCTTTCCACAGATTTTATAATTCCCTTACCTGACACGTAAATTATGTCTAGTAAGTGACTTATTAATTGTCACTCTCTGTAAATTATGCTATTTGTTCTTTAGAATTTTTTGACGATATGAAAGCTGACATCAATATTTGAGGACCCAAGCACATAATAAAAATAATTGCTAAGGCTTTAGGAACATTCTCAAACCCACCATAGCTGCCATTCACTCCGTGGTTGTACATGTAACAATTAATTTGGGTGCCTACCACGAATAGAAAAAGTCCAGCAAAACTCGTTATAGTAGACACTAGACCAGTTTTAACACTTCTACTGATTCGGTATACGACAAGGAAGCTAATGATATTGACAACAACCAAGAGCAGAGCAAACCTAATACGAGGGAATACCTCCATAAAGTAAATAGCTGTCAGGATAAAACCTTGACACCAAATTATGACTTTACTTATATTCCTTGGAGCAAAAATAGCTGCAAGTGAAGATATGATTACCAACACTCCGACTAAGTAAATTAGTTCTGCTAGAATTGGGATATTTACCCCAAGCACTATTTGGTCTCCCACCCCAATAATTCGTAATAGACTGTTGCCCATATCCGCTGTTCCCAAAATACCTAGAACTAAAAGTATTCCTATACCCATGCCAACAAGCCTAGGTCTATGAACACGGTCAAGCTGCTCCCCGACAACAATGGGATCGCCCATCTCAGCAATTGCCTTGTCTGTTGCCTCTTCATCATTAAGTCCATCATTAATGAAGGCGTTCTTTTGATCGATTATATGGTTTTCAATTTCCTCTAAAACAGAAGACTGAGCCTTTTTCCAACGTATCTGTCGGCACACGGCTTCCAAATAATCGGTAATTTTGCTAGGTTGTTGCAAAACCTGCACCTCCCAAAACAGCATTTACAGCAGCAGTAAATGTTTCCCATTCTTCTTTTTTCTCGTTCAAATGCTTGCGACCTTTTTTTGTGATACTGTAATACTTTCGTACCCTCGCATTATCAACGGTCTCTTCGTAAGAAGTGAGCATATCCTTTTGCTCTAAGGTGTGGAGCAATGGATATAATGTTCCTGCTTTTAACTCAAAAGTATTGTTTGACTTTTTTCTGAGTTCTTCAATCATCTGGTAGCCGTACATATTTTTTTCGTCAAGTAGCTTTAAGATAAGTATGGTGGTACTTCCAGTTAAAAGACTTTTATTGATTGCCATATTCGGGCCTCCATATGTAGATAAATCTATATAACTATAATATATAGAACATCTACCTATGTCAATACAAAAAATACAGAAATGGGAAACACTTCCTCCAACCGTAACCCCTTGTCGTCCAGAAGGACTGTTGTTAACCCAACGTATCTCTTTCCGTTTACTGTGTTTGTAGCACAGTAGATAATACCATTGAACTCTTTCAAAATATAAACCCACACACGCTTTCGTTCTGAAAGTCATGTAGGAATAGGAAGTCAGGCCGTTTTGTCACATAAAAAAAAGAGCATAGACTTCGCTAGTCCCGCTCCCTGTGTTAAATACGAATTACTCTTCAATTATCTGGATGTCGCCAAGAAATGATTGGTCAGAGTATCTCTCGATTGTACCTACTGTGCCTGTGACTTTCCGTGTCACCACTGGCAGACCGTCAATCCTAAGTTCAAGCAATCCCTTTACCGCAGTATTCACAGTGTTCAAGACTACCCCTGTGACCTCTGAGATATATCGCATGGAGGGGAAAGCTACTCCGTCATCATCAATATGGCTGGCAATCGCCAAGAGGACTTTCAATTGGGCAGGAGTTAGCTTGGCAAGGATACCCTTTCTGATCAACTCAGTATCTAGGGAAAGCATTACGGTAACATCACCATTGGAGTCGAATTTTTTGTCTAAGGATAAAAACATTTTAATCATCAATCCCATCCTCACTTTGTTTTTGTTTTACAGTAATTATGTAGGTGAGGATTTTGTTCTGTGACTTTCCCTTGTATCAATTTTTGCAACAACTATCAAAAATCGACGGAACTTGTCGTTCCGTGCAGGTTCCTGGACCCGAAGCGGAACGACAAAAAAAGGCCGCTCCCAATATATTCCGCTGATTACAAGCATGGGGAATGGGGCCAGTGGCTGAAAGAATCGGTCAGTTACTCCCAAAGCACCGCCACCAGACTCATGCAAATGTATAAGGAGTACGGCCCTAAACTCCTCGACGTTTCCGAAGGAAACAACAGTTCAAATTATGCAACGCTGCACAATTTGACATACTCCCAAGCCCTTATCCTCTTAGGTGTCCCGGAAGAAGAGCGGGAGAAATTCGTTGAAGACAATGCAATTGAAAATATGTCCACCCGGGAGCTGCAGCAAACAGTCAACGAAAAGAACCAGGCGATTGAGGACAGAAATCTGGCCCAAGCAGAAAAAGCTCAGGCCATTGAGGAGAAAGAAAGCCTTAAAAAAGAGCTGGACGGCAAAGACAGGGAAATTACCCGCTTAAGCAGCCAGACCCAAGATCTGGAGAAACAGGTGGATGACTTTAAACTAAAGTATCAAAAGGAGCTTACTAAAGTCACTGAAAAGCAGCCGGAACTGAAGGAAGTTACAGAAGCGGCTCCCTCAGCCGAGAAAATCAGCGAGCTGGAAGAACAGCTCAAAACGGCATAGACCAAAAACTCTAGCATACCCTACGACGCCCAATTTTCCATTCACCGCGAAAACATCCGCAAGACCTTTGAAGAGCTGCTAAGAAGTCTTACCGCCTTAGCCAAAATAGACCCGAAACAAAAAGAAATAAACCGGGCGGCTGCCCAGGTAATGCTGCAAAACATGGCTAATATGCTAAAAGAATGGCCTCCCGCTATCAAATTTATGGATTAATAATTAAGATCTTGCAATGTTCATGGTAAGACCTTCACCGTCATCTTCAGCACAAACGGCGGAACTTGTCGTTTCGCGCAGATTCCTGAAACCTACGCGGAACGACAAAAAGTGACTGCCCGTAAGCATGTTCCACCGAGTACCTGAAAGAGTAAGGTAACATAATCCATAACCTAAAACTGAGAAACAAATGGATGTTACCAAAAAATCCAGCCCTTCCCATATGGACTCCTCCCCCCAAATTTAATTTCCACCCCGAAAAACACCTTGCAATGTTAAGACCTTGTTATACAATTTCGTTTTCGTAAACGAGGATTCCCAGCGGACGCATACTCTTTTCGTCCTTGGGTATGTAAGGCCTCCTTACAGGTTGAGGCCTATAACCTTTCCTTTTCATCCGCTCAACCAGATTGTTGATGTTCTCCTCTAGGTTGCGTTCGTATTGCTCTTTTGTAACCTAATCAATTCCTGTTGCCTTGTTTGCATCTAGCTCTGCATGGCACTTTAATAGCATTTCTTTTGGCCTGCACACTCATAACAGTGGTAAATATAATGACGAACATGATCAGTATTGCCACTGCCACTTAAAGCTTCAACATCTGTTTGTCTTGTAACATAAGTTTTTGACCTTTTTAACCGAGTATCCAGTTGCCAGATATATTTTTTAAATTGCCTCTTTTGAAAGAGCAAATTCGGGATCATTTTTGAGTTTTTCCCTTTCCTTCAGGAAAAGCTTTCCTTCCTTTTCGGCAGCATCGTATATAGCCAACTTAATCAAACTGTCATCATATTCTTCAAACTATTGGTGAAAATGTATATGCAAAATCGATAACAGACGCTTTGTCTAGGTTGGGAAAGTAACTAAATTTACGACATTGCCGAAAATCTTTAATCGGCTTAATCTGGGATTGAATAATTTAAATACATTCTAAATTGGCTGATTATAGTTTTGCCATCTGATTCATACAAGGGAATTGATATATACCCCCCAGTAGCTTTAACAGACTCTTGGTACGCAATAGCCTCTTCCGGTGAGGAAACCGATGGACTCATATCGGTAGCTTTTATATATCCTATAACCCCATTTTCTCCTTCCATTCTAATCAAGTCCGGTTCTTTTACCTGTTCGTTTTCAAAGTAAGGCAAAGGTCCATACGTCTGTCCTTGCTCGTTAATTGAATAATTAGGGACTTTTTTTGCTACTACAGTTGCATTATTCGTTAAAGAATTTTCTTCATCCGCAGAAACTGTGGAAAAAGAAGCTAAGGTTGCAGCTATAACAATAAATGCCATCAACACAGTCAAAACAGTATTCTTTTTGGTTTTCATAATAGATACTATCCTTTCTTCAATAGGATTTCTGCTAAAATAATTTCCAATTGGATTGACTTTGAGTTTATGTTCTTCAAGGCTTATAAGAGTCATCGCATATGAGGTTTTTGAAAATTCTCCACCTGTTGTCCGAAGAACTGTTTCATCACAACATAACTCTATATCACGGTTCGCCAACACATACATGATCCATACAAAGGGATTAAACCAATGTACACTTACTACTACAAAAAAAATCCATTTCAATAAAACATCAAAATGCTTGATATGAATCATCTCATGAACAAGTACAAATCGCAGTTGTTCTTCATCTAAGTGTTTCATCGACTTAGGAAGTAAAATGATCGGCATTAATATTCCATATGTAACAGGAATATTAATATTTTCGCTCTGTTTTACCTGCACCTGCCGCTTGATATGGTGTTCTGCAATCCATGTGCTTATTTTTTCATCCTTTAGGGGTATTGCCATTTTATTGTCATGACAAAAGCGGATATGAGGAATTAAAAATGCAAAAGCAGATATCATAGCACCCACAAACCAAATAATTTCAATCCAGTTAAAAGACGCTACTGATAAAATTGGAAAATTTGAAATAACAGAGTTGATGTTCGCTTCAGCAAAAGAACCAGGCTTCGAAATTATCAATTGTTCCTGCATTGCATTTGTTTGTCCTACATATAAAGCAACATAATTCATGAGCGCATAAATACTATATTCAGAGTGAATTGAAAATGGCAGAAACAGTCGGCAGAGTACAATACCCCATAGAATGAGAAATATTTTTTTGGGCAATTTATGCAGAAACAGCGCACGAATCACTATCACTGTCAAAACAATCGCAATAGAAGATAAACTCATTTCAAACAGAGTCATATCAACCACCTCACTCCAAACTTTTTACAAGTTGCTTCAGGCGCTCAATTTCTTTCTGTGCTAGATTTTTTCTTCCAAGGACAGAAGCAACAAGCTGATCGGCAGCTCCATCATACATTTTGTTTATTAGCTCGGTAGTTTCGTATTCCTGTGCCTCTTCTCTTGTTATAAGGGGATGGCAAATAAATTCCCTTGGCTGTCTTTCTATTGCGCCCTTATCGAGACATCTTTTAATTACTGTATAGGTAGTGGTTTTGCTCCATCCAATCTGCTCTTTGATAATTTCGGCAATCCGCTTTGCGGTAGTGTCGCCTTCCCGCCAAAGGATCTCCATAATTTTCAACTCACTGTCAAAAAGTTTCATACCCATTAATATCACCTCTG comes from Desulfosporosinus meridiei DSM 13257 and encodes:
- a CDS encoding DUF4129 domain-containing protein, translated to MKPLDTFREELHKILVTQEYQVYTQESKSLFQGLFDELKNWLHQMLQNLFPHTDVAKSTSAWLSYGIATLGTVLLLVLLFLFISRFVRQGRIHLDQISMFQGQAFTAHDHLREAHRLAQEGNYHSALRNLFLGLIIYLDQNQRIVAKTWKTNWEYYVELKDRSAQQADSFYSLAIKFEEAMYGGRPITKDDYWLSHNQVDKWIHEGDSK
- a CDS encoding type II toxin-antitoxin system PemK/MazF family toxin, which produces MPDSKDIYLVRIYYKGQLGAFKSRPVLVINNLGNGLVTIVEITSVPPKKPPSHYDKFKEPIIRWAVYGLANPSFIKCKNIHNIETSRLFQKIGIIDDDEFMHIIEQIDLYN
- a CDS encoding DUF3102 domain-containing protein; this encodes MNEEYGTKLLVSSDSDGHSDSSLVTNLTYTQALILLGIPEEEREEFISEHDVESMTNLELQQAVKDRDQAIQKKKDLQNDKFYE
- a CDS encoding SLOG family protein, with the translated sequence MPKIAMILEGAKIRTACCLSGLSIKSFHIGFDENIAGSLRLKQVLMEQAVYLIQAMRVTHFISGVDLCVGQFFAEIVLDLKRDYPEVTLECVIPCEDQAANWTIAQRDRYFSIVERCDKETLLQHHYSKDCIRKKKEYMVKQSNYVLVVWNGKPGSSGKLLSIARTLGKIVILIDSSTYKVCLI
- a CDS encoding helix-turn-helix domain-containing protein; translation: MYEDLFYERLTTLRTQKGVSARDMSLSLGQSESYINKIENKKSLPSMTGFFYICEYLNVPPKDFFNDEVSFPTKFNDLINESKKLNDGQLEHLLAIIKDLKTT
- a CDS encoding permease prefix domain 1-containing protein — translated: MQQPSKITDYLEAVCRQIRWKKAQSSVLEEIENHIIDQKNAFINDGLNDEEATDKAIAEMGDPIVVGEQLDRVHRPRLVGMGIGILLVLGILGTADMGNSLLRIIGVGDQIVLGVNIPILAELIYLVGVLVIISSLAAIFAPRNISKVIIWCQGFILTAIYFMEVFPRIRFALLLVVVNIISFLVVYRISRSVKTGLVSTITSFAGLFLFVVGTQINCYMYNHGVNGSYGGFENVPKALAIIFIMCLGPQILMSAFISSKNSKEQIA
- a CDS encoding PadR family transcriptional regulator, which gives rise to MAINKSLLTGSTTILILKLLDEKNMYGYQMIEELRKKSNNTFELKAGTLYPLLHTLEQKDMLTSYEETVDNARVRKYYSITKKGRKHLNEKKEEWETFTAAVNAVLGGAGFATT
- a CDS encoding helix-turn-helix domain-containing protein translates to MIKMFLSLDKKFDSNGDVTVMLSLDTELIRKGILAKLTPAQLKVLLAIASHIDDDGVAFPSMRYISEVTGVVLNTVNTAVKGLLELRIDGLPVVTRKVTGTVGTIERYSDQSFLGDIQIIEE
- a CDS encoding DUF3102 domain-containing protein, which gives rise to MTFPCINFCNNYQKSTELVVPCRFLDPKRNDKKRPLPIYSADYKHGEWGQWLKESVSYSQSTATRLMQMYKEYGPKLLDVSEGNNSSNYATLHNLTYSQALILLGVPEEEREKFVEDNAIENMSTRELQQTVNEKNQAIEDRNLAQAEKAQAIEEKESLKKELDGKDREITRLSSQTQDLEKQVDDFKLKYQKELTKVTEKQPELKEVTEAAPSAEKISELEEQLKTA
- a CDS encoding M56 family metallopeptidase: MTLFEMSLSSIAIVLTVIVIRALFLHKLPKKIFLILWGIVLCRLFLPFSIHSEYSIYALMNYVALYVGQTNAMQEQLIISKPGSFAEANINSVISNFPILSVASFNWIEIIWFVGAMISAFAFLIPHIRFCHDNKMAIPLKDEKISTWIAEHHIKRQVQVKQSENINIPVTYGILMPIILLPKSMKHLDEEQLRFVLVHEMIHIKHFDVLLKWIFFVVVSVHWFNPFVWIMYVLANRDIELCCDETVLRTTGGEFSKTSYAMTLISLEEHKLKVNPIGNYFSRNPIEERIVSIMKTKKNTVLTVLMAFIVIAATLASFSTVSADEENSLTNNATVVAKKVPNYSINEQGQTYGPLPYFENEQVKEPDLIRMEGENGVIGYIKATDMSPSVSSPEEAIAYQESVKATGGYISIPLYESDGKTIISQFRMYLNYSIPD
- a CDS encoding BlaI/MecI/CopY family transcriptional regulator yields the protein MGMKLFDSELKIMEILWREGDTTAKRIAEIIKEQIGWSKTTTYTVIKRCLDKGAIERQPREFICHPLITREEAQEYETTELINKMYDGAADQLVASVLGRKNLAQKEIERLKQLVKSLE